In the genome of Rhodoferax fermentans, one region contains:
- a CDS encoding right-handed parallel beta-helix repeat-containing protein → MSRTPHPYRPLATVFTLLACTTAWGASLYPAPEYLGDIRRNAQGDIITVPPPEPKVPPAAAPPVAPPPPTAKPAAAPPPVQPRLAKPTAKPSPPQSAIEPLATGPTDARVLRVGPAQAFSSIAAAAAKAKDGDTVEIDAGDYVGDVAVWNQNRLTLRGMGGPVKLMAGGKSAQGKAIWVIRGTDVLVENIQFSGAKVRDGNGAGIRFEAGRLTVKNCTFTHNENGILTANEAQAELVIENSEFGYNGAGDGYSHNLYVGHIKKFTVTGSYFHHAKTGHLLKSRASENLIFYNRLTDETGGTASYELDLPNGGLAYVVGNIVQQSSTTSNNYLITFGEEGYTGPHNELYLNHNTLVDDSANGGFFLRYAPGLQRLLAANNMLVGDGPLDGSLKKRGLDLVQSLLADKPALAPSGPAAQIDISHNVNADWSDFIQASRFDYRPKGGTFSAFKPRKLDPVNGVSMQLSQIFAQPVGIRQLILAPQYPGAVQP, encoded by the coding sequence ATGTCACGCACACCACACCCCTATCGGCCTTTGGCCACTGTGTTTACCCTGTTGGCTTGCACGACTGCGTGGGGTGCCAGCCTGTACCCTGCGCCCGAGTACCTGGGTGACATTCGCCGCAATGCCCAGGGCGACATCATTACCGTGCCCCCCCCAGAGCCGAAGGTGCCACCTGCTGCTGCGCCACCCGTTGCTCCACCGCCACCCACGGCAAAGCCAGCTGCTGCACCCCCACCAGTGCAACCCCGCCTGGCCAAGCCCACTGCCAAGCCCAGCCCACCCCAATCAGCCATTGAGCCATTGGCAACTGGGCCAACTGATGCCCGGGTTTTGCGCGTGGGGCCAGCGCAAGCATTCAGCAGCATTGCTGCCGCTGCTGCAAAAGCCAAAGACGGCGACACCGTAGAAATAGACGCGGGCGACTATGTGGGCGATGTTGCCGTCTGGAACCAGAACCGCCTGACACTGCGCGGCATGGGTGGCCCAGTCAAACTTATGGCCGGTGGCAAAAGCGCCCAGGGCAAAGCCATCTGGGTCATTCGGGGCACCGACGTGCTGGTAGAAAACATTCAATTCAGCGGGGCCAAAGTGCGCGACGGCAATGGTGCCGGCATCCGCTTTGAAGCAGGGCGGCTCACCGTCAAGAACTGCACCTTTACCCACAACGAAAACGGCATACTTACCGCCAATGAAGCCCAAGCCGAACTGGTGATAGAAAACAGCGAGTTTGGTTACAACGGCGCGGGCGATGGCTACAGCCACAACCTGTATGTGGGTCATATCAAAAAGTTCACCGTTACCGGCAGCTACTTTCACCACGCCAAAACCGGCCACCTGCTCAAAAGCCGTGCCTCTGAAAACCTCATCTTTTACAACCGGCTAACCGATGAAACGGGTGGCACCGCCAGTTATGAGCTGGACCTGCCCAACGGCGGGCTGGCCTATGTGGTGGGCAACATCGTGCAGCAATCATCCACCACCAGCAACAACTACCTCATCACTTTTGGCGAAGAGGGCTACACCGGGCCACACAACGAGCTTTACCTGAACCACAACACACTGGTAGACGACTCGGCCAACGGCGGTTTCTTTTTGCGCTATGCGCCTGGCTTGCAGCGCCTTTTGGCAGCAAACAATATGCTGGTGGGCGACGGCCCTCTGGACGGTAGCTTGAAAAAGCGCGGGCTTGACCTGGTGCAATCGCTGCTGGCGGACAAACCTGCTTTAGCGCCAAGCGGACCAGCCGCCCAGATTGACATCAGCCACAACGTCAATGCCGATTGGAGCGACTTTATACAGGCCAGCCGGTTTGATTACCGGCCAAAAGGTGGGACTTTTAGTGCCTTCAAGCCACGCAAGCTAGATCCAGTTAACGGTGTCAGTATGCAGTTGAGCCAGATTTTCGCACAGCCAGTTGGTATTCGGCAACTTATCCTGGCCCCACAGTACCCTGGTGCCGTACAGCCTTAG
- a CDS encoding FkbM family methyltransferase: protein MFLVSSLLDLASAISGPRRAFDIRLWRMQRWQNFEPEYFMLDHLVDPARAAVDVGANEGFYAGRLSQLCKRVHCFEPIPWMAADLRAKLRSNVVVHESAVSDTDGTAELRIPYKGQLQMHGTSTLESGNPLEGSTRVELVQCSRVRIDTAITEPVGLIKIDVEGHEMAVLRGATQLIERDRPVLIVESEKRHSLEAPEDVIAFLMERGYAGMFLLNGLPQSITSFRTQIHQPRENIQNVSRVGTYVNNFIFFPG from the coding sequence ATGTTCTTGGTTTCGAGCTTACTTGATCTGGCAAGTGCCATTAGCGGGCCGCGCCGCGCATTCGATATTCGGCTGTGGCGTATGCAGCGCTGGCAGAATTTTGAACCCGAGTATTTCATGCTGGATCATCTAGTGGACCCGGCAAGAGCGGCTGTAGATGTGGGTGCCAATGAGGGTTTTTATGCTGGCCGCTTGTCGCAGCTTTGTAAGCGGGTGCATTGCTTTGAGCCTATTCCCTGGATGGCAGCAGATTTGCGCGCCAAGTTGAGATCAAACGTGGTGGTACATGAGTCAGCTGTTTCGGACACGGACGGTACTGCAGAACTACGCATACCCTACAAGGGCCAATTGCAAATGCATGGCACGTCAACACTCGAATCCGGCAATCCACTTGAGGGCTCCACGCGGGTGGAGCTTGTGCAGTGTTCACGCGTACGCATCGATACCGCCATCACAGAGCCAGTGGGGCTCATAAAAATCGACGTCGAGGGGCACGAGATGGCCGTTTTGCGAGGCGCTACGCAGTTGATTGAGCGGGACAGGCCGGTGCTGATTGTGGAGAGTGAAAAACGCCACTCTCTCGAGGCCCCAGAGGACGTTATCGCTTTTTTAATGGAGCGGGGTTATGCGGGGATGTTCTTGTTGAACGGCTTGCCACAGTCAATCACGTCTTTCCGAACCCAAATCCATCAGCCCCGTGAAAACATTCAAAATGTTTCCAGGGTGGGGACTTACGTGAACAACTTTATTTTTTTTCCGGGCTGA